In the genome of Nocardioides marmoribigeumensis, one region contains:
- a CDS encoding amidase encodes MTRVHAFTDDVLADHDAVGLSALLRSREVGVLEAVDAAIARAEQVQPALCPVQHAAYDEARREAARLDRDGLGDEAFAGLPTFMKDNVDVEGMPTNFGSVAYVARPARHDGGVMKQWRGLGTVTLGKSRLPEFGLTASTEFLTEDPVRNPWHTGHSAGASSGGAAALVAAGVVPLAHANDGGGSIRIPAAACGLVGLKPTRGRLAAELADTVLPVQVVAQGAVSRTVRDTAHFLAAAERVRPARRGLRPVGLVEGPAARRLRIAVMTDSVTDIPTDDATRASVLGTADLLAAAGHELVEERLPIDPAFADDFALYWALLGLLTSRLGKVLYSRDFDHAQVDPIVKGLAAMVPGRWRSLPGAIRRLRGAGALYHEVFRRFDLVLTPTLGHVTPPIGHLGSDVEFDLVFERLRAYVGFTPAANVSGGPAITVPTGLGEVEGGSVPLSAMLSADHGQERTLLEVAYELEAARPFPVITG; translated from the coding sequence ATGACTCGCGTGCACGCTTTCACCGACGACGTCCTCGCCGACCACGACGCGGTCGGGCTCAGCGCCCTCCTCCGGAGCCGCGAGGTCGGCGTCCTCGAGGCGGTCGACGCCGCGATCGCCCGCGCCGAGCAGGTGCAGCCGGCGCTGTGCCCGGTCCAGCACGCGGCGTACGACGAGGCGCGGCGCGAGGCCGCGCGGCTCGACCGGGACGGCCTCGGGGACGAGGCGTTCGCCGGGCTGCCGACCTTCATGAAGGACAACGTCGACGTCGAGGGGATGCCGACCAACTTCGGCAGCGTGGCGTACGTCGCCCGGCCGGCCCGGCACGACGGCGGCGTGATGAAGCAGTGGCGCGGGCTCGGGACCGTGACGCTGGGCAAGAGCAGGCTCCCGGAGTTCGGGCTCACCGCGTCGACGGAGTTCCTCACCGAGGACCCGGTCCGCAACCCGTGGCACACCGGCCACTCCGCAGGCGCGTCCTCCGGCGGCGCCGCGGCCCTGGTCGCCGCGGGGGTCGTCCCCCTCGCCCACGCCAACGACGGCGGCGGCTCGATCCGCATCCCGGCCGCGGCCTGCGGGCTGGTCGGGCTCAAGCCCACCCGCGGACGGCTCGCCGCCGAGCTGGCCGACACCGTGCTCCCGGTGCAGGTGGTGGCCCAGGGTGCGGTCAGCCGGACCGTCCGCGACACCGCCCACTTCCTCGCCGCCGCCGAGCGGGTGCGCCCCGCCCGCCGGGGCCTGCGCCCCGTCGGGCTCGTCGAGGGGCCCGCCGCGCGCCGGCTGCGGATCGCCGTCATGACCGACTCGGTCACCGACATCCCGACCGACGACGCGACCCGCGCGAGCGTGCTCGGCACCGCCGACCTCCTCGCGGCCGCGGGCCACGAGCTGGTCGAGGAGCGCCTCCCGATCGACCCGGCGTTCGCCGACGACTTCGCGCTCTACTGGGCGCTGCTCGGCCTGCTCACCTCGCGGCTGGGCAAGGTGCTCTACTCCCGCGACTTCGACCACGCGCAGGTCGACCCGATCGTCAAGGGGCTGGCCGCGATGGTGCCAGGCCGGTGGCGCTCGCTGCCCGGCGCGATCCGCCGGCTGCGCGGCGCGGGCGCGCTCTACCACGAGGTCTTCCGCCGCTTCGACCTCGTGCTGACCCCTACGCTGGGCCACGTGACGCCGCCGATCGGCCACCTCGGCTCCGACGTCGAGTTCGACCTGGTCTTCGAGCGGCTGCGCGCCTACGTCGGGTTCACCCCCGCCGCCAACGTCTCCGGCGGGCCGGCGATCACCGTGCCCACCGGCCTCGGCGAGGTCGAGGGCGGCTCGGTCCCGCTCTCGGCGATGCTCTCGGCCGACCACGGCCAGGAGCGGACCCTGCTCGAGGTCGCCTACGAGCTCGAGGCCGCCCGGCCGTTCCCGGTGATCACCGGCTGA
- a CDS encoding wax ester/triacylglycerol synthase domain-containing protein translates to MVTSSPQFLSNSDAFTWEMEHDAALRSTVVTVFVLDRPPDPARVREGFERAVATVPQFRQRVVPSAPPAPPRWEDDPDLDLDFHLRHVTASPVDGQAPGLDVVLEMARRAEMADFDRARPLWEATIVDGLTVDGVPGRAALLVKLHHALTDGIGGVQLALSILDLGPEPTERGPLPAVPVAPEAGRWAPWTASAAYDLSAVRTLARTTLRSVPGMLRGALHPVETARDVAAVAGSVARTVRPINRTGSALMSERRLVRQLGVHQVPLAGLKEAAHACDATLNDAFLAAVTGGVRRYHERHRAEVGDLHVTMPLSLRDDGDALGGNRITLMRFDVPARIPRADTRMRAIHVRAQRMRSERSLPYTQAIAGALNLLPHAYLAAMLRHVDVLASDVPGIPVPVWLGGARVLVQYPFGPTIGSAVNVTLMSYVDTCAVGVDVDTGAVPDLEVFLECLREGFDEVLALGVSR, encoded by the coding sequence ATGGTCACCTCGAGTCCGCAGTTCCTCAGCAACAGCGACGCCTTCACCTGGGAGATGGAGCACGACGCCGCGCTCCGCTCGACGGTCGTCACCGTCTTCGTCCTGGACCGTCCGCCGGACCCCGCCCGGGTCCGTGAGGGGTTCGAGCGGGCTGTCGCCACCGTCCCCCAGTTCCGGCAGCGGGTCGTGCCCTCGGCCCCGCCCGCCCCGCCCCGCTGGGAGGACGACCCCGACCTCGACCTCGACTTCCACCTGCGCCACGTCACCGCCAGCCCCGTCGACGGGCAGGCGCCCGGGCTCGACGTCGTGCTCGAGATGGCCCGGCGGGCCGAGATGGCCGACTTCGACCGCGCCCGGCCGCTGTGGGAGGCCACGATCGTCGACGGGCTCACCGTCGACGGGGTGCCCGGACGGGCCGCCCTGCTGGTCAAGCTCCACCACGCGCTGACCGACGGCATCGGCGGGGTCCAGCTGGCCCTGTCGATCCTCGACCTCGGCCCCGAGCCGACGGAGAGGGGACCGCTGCCCGCCGTACCCGTGGCGCCGGAGGCGGGGCGCTGGGCGCCCTGGACCGCGTCCGCGGCCTACGACCTCTCCGCCGTGCGCACGCTGGCCCGCACGACCCTGCGGTCGGTGCCGGGGATGCTGCGCGGCGCCCTGCACCCGGTCGAGACCGCGCGCGACGTCGCCGCGGTGGCCGGGTCGGTGGCGCGGACCGTGCGGCCGATCAACCGGACCGGCTCCGCGCTGATGTCCGAGCGTCGCCTGGTCCGGCAGCTGGGGGTGCACCAGGTCCCGCTCGCGGGCCTCAAGGAGGCCGCGCACGCCTGCGACGCGACCCTCAACGACGCCTTCCTCGCGGCCGTGACGGGCGGCGTGCGCCGCTACCACGAGCGCCACCGCGCGGAGGTCGGCGACCTGCACGTCACCATGCCGTTGAGCCTGCGGGACGACGGCGACGCCCTCGGCGGCAACCGCATCACGCTGATGCGCTTCGACGTGCCCGCCCGCATCCCGCGGGCCGACACCCGCATGCGCGCGATCCACGTGCGCGCGCAGCGGATGCGCTCCGAGCGCTCGCTGCCCTACACCCAGGCCATCGCCGGAGCCCTCAACCTGCTGCCGCACGCCTACCTCGCCGCGATGCTGCGCCACGTCGACGTGCTCGCCAGCGACGTGCCGGGGATCCCGGTCCCGGTGTGGCTCGGGGGAGCCAGGGTGCTCGTGCAGTACCCCTTCGGCCCGACGATCGGCTCGGCGGTCAACGTCACGCTCATGTCGTACGTCGACACGTGCGCGGTCGGCGTGGACGTCGACACCGGCGCCGTGCCGGACCTGGAGGTGTTCCTCGAGTGCCTGCGCGAGGGGTTCGACGAGGTGCTCGCCCTCGGGGTCAGCCGGTGA